GTTCAATTATTCAAATTGTATAAGTAACAAACTATCAACAGAGGAATTATTCAAATCAGgttgaaaaaacttttaaagagcTGAGCCACAATTAGGAAAGATCCAAGATGAGGCAGATTGAAGTCATAGATTTATTTGAAACGTGTAGACATCAAAGTCAGAAATCATGaaaacaatcataaaataaaagaaaagattgAAGAACCAAACTATCAGCCCAGGgcactttggggggggggggagaatggAAGTGAGTAAGGGTGAATAATAGAGTAGAAAAAAGTCAAGAAAGGAACCAATACtaaataaagaactttttagCTATCCTTGTGTCAGAGCGGAGAATAATAGAATTAGAACTGATACCTAtagtttatgttaataataagACTGAAATTCAGTGCCCATTTAGATTTTTCCACATTTTATGACATAGGAAATGTCACACCTGTGTATTTACGAGTGTTCTTGTATATATCAACGAGgaaaattcatataaatcaataacaaatacTTCGTTGTGAAAACTACAATATTTGcgtattattaaaattgcaaagctgatataaatatttacatagcaTGAACAAATCATGGAATGTTTTATACTGCTGAGTATCTTGTTCAGAGTTACTGCACCTACGGGATACGCCTATTCCCGAATTGCCAATTAAATCGAGGTGCAACAACAacgctaaataattatttaaatccatcTACGTCTCGCCATAAATTGTTCGCCCGGTTGATCGGTCTGGATTTACAATCTTTGGGAGGATTTCCctgttatttacattacaagtgatatgttgtaagtaaataattatcataCACAATggacattttgtacatttttcactAAACAAGTTTGTTTCAGTTAGACTCTACATTCTTTTATACGTTGAAAATATGCACCTTACGATAGTGAatacgtttcaaaatattaaaacgtgATTTCTAGATAGGTTTCCGTACATGGCAGAAAATCACAGGAATCGTGAGCCAAATCAAATGATGAACTGGTCTcgggttttaattatttaatgtaacttATTTGGTAACTTTTTAGTAtacattgattataaataaacttaatttattaaattttgagttgttttactaaatacatttctATAATACTTAATAACTTGATTTTTATCGCTGGAAATTTGGATTTTGAACtatataatcaataatcaataatcattTATTCCTCCagtatttacaaatgaaaataataatatacatacttgGAATTACTAGCCATAAAATTAAATAGCTATGGCTAGCACAACTTAAACttacaagaaaatttacatatttacagtcGATTATCTTACTTTAACTTAAAAACTTGCGGTCCACACTGTAGCGTTCTCAAATTAATGAAAGATTACAactaaagttttctttttacaacaaaaacataatcataatatatatgtttaataatagcCTAATAGCCGAGGACTAATTTACATTGCGTAATAACGTGACCTACATTTCAGGAAAACGAGAGAAGAATTTCCTTGAAGAACTACATTATCTGTCAGTGCTTTTATTTAatcgataaataaatatttcgtacATGCCATATAAACCATTAAGTTATAGTTCTCAGTTACGCCAGTTTCGGTCGACGGTGAAATTGATGGGAAGCGAAAGACTTAAATTATTATACCAATTGCTATAATTTCTTCACAGGTTAACCATTGTTCAATTTGAGATTCTTTAACCAATTTTCACAATCGTAAATAAAGCGATGCAACGACGcacaaaatacatacatatgaACAATACAACTATATTCGTATATAGTAAGTAATACGCACAGAATACCTATATGGCATCATAAAGGCGCTGACGGTAGCCTATCTTTGGTGACTTTCGTCCTCTAGACCCCAAACTAATATATTCATTTTCCTTGGGTCAAGGGTAACTACGTACCACGTTTCAAGTCCCTACAATCTTTTTATCGAGAATAATAAGACCGATAAATAAATATACGACACGATTTCTAGAAGAACCTGTTGAAtccttaataatattaacaaatatatagcTGTGAAAAGGTATGTTTAACTTTTGCCTCAAAATTTTGAGCTGTACAAAAACTATCGCAACTAAGAATTTTCCCCATACTTGATGGCTTTATTGTTTGTGAAATGTTcctatttatattgaataaaacctatattatgcttaaatacaacataaaatgGTTCCTTCTTTTCGCAGAATAAGTGTACAGTAATACAAAATTGAGAAGAATACACATACAGTAAATGTGCTAAGTAAAATATAAggtaacatttatttatcataCACGACTGTCTACAGTACAATACGATTGTTTATTCAGCACTCCAGGTCGTACAATCAACTTTTGAAGTTGAGGTACAGTTTAAAACTGCTCTCTATGTAATGTATGCTTTCCCTTGATGTTGGCCCGGAACAGCTACAAAtagttacacaataaatataaagtattataaacatgcatataatataatataaacccatatattattttttatctcgATGAAAACTTATAAggttatttatagaaaataacgCAATTAACTGGAAATAAAGTGTCATACTTCATTCTTTAGAAACGTTATGTAACGCAAATATAGAAGAAATGTATCTATAAATTGTattaagtttgaatttatatattgaatttatgtgatataaatataattacaaaacaatattaaaacacaaactaACATTTAACACCTAAAGTTACATATGTTAAGTATTGCTTCATAACAAGTGAGGCGATAACATACTAATGTATATGAACAACAAAGTTTTAGTTAATCaatgcaaaacaaaatataaaaaaatatgtaattacgtTTGGTACAATACAAAACCTTTTTATAACAATAGTTCTTAGATTGTGTACAaagctataaaaacaaaatcaaataaatagtgTGATGGAGAAATGTCGTTGACgcacaaaaattatgaaaaatatggCACCAAATTATCATCAATGTAGTATTAGTTATCGAGGCTCCAGCGTCAGTATATTGAACAGTGGACAGGCCGTAGGGTTCGTTGCTGTCATCGCTGGTTCACTTTCATTCTGTCATGTTAGTTATCTTGTATGTTAATGTATATATCACGACAGGGTTTAATGTCAGCATATTAAACAGTAACCTAGACATATTGAACAgggacacctagactacaaaatatagtgtaatctagttgaagaGGTAGTCTCCTTTTCTCATCAGTAGCGCAATTGGGTActctacgatgttttagacatcaCCCCAAAGCCTGGTGgagaaatcaaattttttacaaacataacgTAGCTACAGTTGGTTTTCAGTACCGAATTGATTCAAAGAGTTTTggggatctcttcagacgaacatgactccagatttcaggagtcaagtctgctacagcgtcagatttcaggcgctgcaataagaggaaggtgaactggagaaaattcatatttattttatatagtaaaattaagatattcaattatgtttttatgtttgacTATCCCAAAGTATCACTCACGTCTAAAACAATGCCTGGACGAGGAAATATCTGCGTGTGGGGAGTGTTGCCCGGCATGTAACTGAAGAACTCCAACTCGTCCTTGTACCACTTGACTGAGTAGAGCTTCTCACCGTCTGTGTCGAACCTGCAGCAGAGAGTGATGTCCTCGTGGATGTCCACGTACGGGGGAACTACTACTTCAGTCAGTCGCAGACTTGTCACCTCTGCAACATtgtggtaaatattattataattgtttggtTACAGGACTCCAACTCGTCATTGTACCACTTGACTGAGTAGAGCTTCTCGCCGTCTGTGTCGAACCTGCAGCAGAGAGTGATGTCCTCGTGGATGTCCACGTACGGGGGAACTACTACTTCAGTCAGTCGCAGACTTGTCACCTCTGCAACATtgtggtaaatattattataattgtttggtTACAGAACTCCAACTCGTCATTGTACCACTTGACTGAGTAGAGCTTCTCGCCGTCTGTGTCGAACCTGCAGCAGAGAGTGATGTCCTCGTGGATGTCCACGTACGGGGGAACTACTACTTCAGTCAGACGCAGACTTGTCACCTCTGCAACATtgtggtaaatattattataattgtttggtTACAGAACTCCAACTCGTCATTGTACCACTTGACTGAGTAGAGCTTCTCGCCGTCTGTGTCGAACCTGCAGCATAGAGTGATGTCCTCGTGGATGTCCAAGTACGGGGGAACTACTACTTCAGTCAGTCGCAGACTTGTCACCTCTGCAACATtgtggtaaatattattataattgtttggtTACAGAACTCCAACTCGTCATTGTACCACTTGACTGAGTAGAGCTTCTCGCCGTCTGTGTCGAACCTGCAGCAGAGAGTGATGTCCTCGTGGATGTCCACGTACGGGGGAACTACTACTTCAGTCAGTCGCAGACTTGTCACCTCTGCAACATtgtggtaaatattattataattgtttggtTACAGAACTCCAACTCGTCCTTGTACCACTTGACTGAGTAGAGCTTCTCGCCGTCTGTGTCGAACCTGCAGCAGAGAGTGATGTCCTCGTGGATGTCCACATACGGGGGAACTACTACTTCAGTCAGTCGCAGACTTGTCACCTCTGCAACATtgtggtaaatattattataattgtttggtTACAGAACTCCAACTCGTCCTTGTACCACTTGACTGAGTAGAGCTTCTCTCCGTCTGTGTCGAACCTGCAGCAGAGAGTGATGTCCTCGTGGATGTCCACGTACGGGGGAACTACTACTTCAGTCAGTCGCAGACTTGTCACCTCTGCAACATtgtggtaaatattattataattgtttggtTACAGAACTCCAACTCGTCATTGTACCACTTGACTGAGTAGAGCTTCTCTCCGTCTGTGTCGAACCTGCAGCAGAGAGTGATGTCCTCGTGGATGTCCACGTACGGGGGAACCACTACTTCAGTCAGTCGCAGACTTGTCACCTCggcaaacattattataattttatttttgcaaaactacgacttatatttttatttacctggTCATTGTTATGCCTTATACGTTAATCACACCTCGTAGCCCACTTAATGAAGTGTAAAAAGAAATGTGCTATACATTTGCGCTAAAGTACGTATTTTTATTTGGATTGTATGATATAACGAACTGTTATGTCCAACACTTGTAACTGGACGAGCGTGAATCTTGTCTGAAATTActtataagaatataatattaaattttacttttggaaAAGAAGCTTAAATATGCCTCAAATAATTTACAGTTTGTATAGCTTACtaaatacttttatgaatattttttaagtttaattaatatcaTGCAATGCATTTAGGACAGGCAAATACGAGCAATTAATTCAGACACGGGCTTGGTGAATACAGGAACATAGAGTAGTAACGTTTATATCTGACACACTCCCTACTATCGGCAATGGCAGTTTCTTTACATAAGTTACTTGTCGACATTGAAGGAAATAGGGAATATTGAGTACCCATGTGCCGATTCAAAGTAACCACCCCCTACTATATTATAATATCCTTATCTTTCACAAGATGTTTATAAGAAAGAAAGACTGTTCCATAAAGTCATCGGCCGTCTCTTTCCACTATCTTTTGAGCAGAACAtagttaatatttcatatttagagAGAGTACTGAAAATGAAAAAGACAAAAGAAATGTAATGTGCAATCAGTGTTATAGGAAACACAGAGGAACAAATAAATGGTAACTAAAAAGAATTATAACTGAGACGGTGGGTGTGCAGTGGATTAAAGTATAGTATTCGGTATTTTTCTTCTTGAAAACCTTTTGTATAACTGGACTGcataattatattgaaatgaatacttTTATGACTAAAAGCTTTATAATTAGTAGAGACTGTTAAACTGGCGTAGATCTTATTCTGTATGTTAAGCGCTATTGTGAAAGTAAATTCTGATAGTAATACCGTTGTTTGTTACtagcacaaaatatatatatcttaatttttactttactggAACAGACATAGCGTATTAGCATCCATtatcaaataattcaaaacaaataaaatcatcttatcattttttatttgtatttaagttCTTTATTGCATCCCAGTTTGTACTAGTATTTTCAATTCGTGTGTGACCAATGCAAACGAGAAGCAGAAAACGCCGTTTATAACTCTACCTCTAAATGATTTCAATGCTACATAgatctgtatttatattttatgtaagaaaGGTCACGGTGGATAGGTATTCGtgtactgaaaatattatttacagttttacagGAAACATTCCCGTCACGTTCAACTCGGCCCTTGGCGGCACTTCACTCAATCCCTGTGTATTCCTTTTCGGTTTTTGTATCTTTAACGTGAgacaatatacttttaaaacctCTTTTCGTAACAGCTTACTCCGTGTGAGACAAAGGTGTCTGGACAGTAAACGTACCAGAGAttcattttgaatttcatggactCAAGTGGTTCATGTATGCCATGCTAGAAGTATTGAAATAACAGTGATCCATATACTAAGAAAAATACCAttagctttattaaatttaaaatgtgtaacaatattgatatcattaaaatcaaaccaagcttattatgtaaatgttgagtttgctcTAGTAAGCTTGCTAAGTGAACACTTTTAGACGAAGACATGAAACCTTGATAAactgtaataatgtattattaacttacattttaacaCTATTTACCTTCTGCATATtgaattttgtgtataaaaatgatttgaccATCTTAATATGCAAAACAGGATTTCTAaggttttcatttaaattgttaaataatactttttcaatcAATTTAAGATGATTCCAGAAGATTTTCTGTGGCTTAGTGGAGTGTGTGTTTACTAATAAGAACAAAGAAAACATAATAACTTGGTGGAACAAGCTATTACGATTCCGagcatatttttaagatgtttGGCATGTTTTCAATGATAATTCTTCCTAGGCTGCATAAGAATAACGATAGTTccataactatttataaataggtaACTTTGATCCAAATGTATGttgcagtatttaaataaataaaattaataatttattgtttattaaacataTCCTTACAGTACTTCTAATGGATTTGAATGTTTCCCATACAcaagtttaatcaaaatattgtttagcGATACAATTTGAAACTCCACTCGTACCAACATTTGTTTGCGGGTATTTATAAACatcgaatttaaaattattatttagtgaattatttttaaattaaaaaataacaattgtttccTCAGGAGCAAAGTTTTCCCTTTCTTAGGATTATTCTCGACTTATCAGAACCCTTAAAGTCTTCAGTAATAATTTTACTGCAAATTTCCACACTAAAAATAAACAGTCCTTTTGGGTTCCTGATctgttctatttttatattcatgGTCTTAAAGAGACAAGACGTGgatattgtgaattaaatttacatttttgggtTCATTTTTCTAACCTATTAATTAGGCAAATGTAAATAGTCTTGAATTGGCCAGCtcttttgaagaaaatcaatttcaaaatttcttttggCACAAGATCTAATACCCTCTTTGTAATCCACTTCCTACACAACCAACAGTCCAATGCTAAGGCTTCAGAGATAAGGTTGCATATTACCGGACCGCATAAACTTTTTCTGCGGCTCTTCGGCACCTTCAAAAGTGCTCAACCCGCCTTGCAATGGAGTGTTGCACAACGATCCCATACGTATtgatataattactattttttttatttttccttagcATTGTATCTTGTTTTTTTCATGCtgttactattgttatattaCTGCCACTGTTGACATATATtcgtttattttactgttattactatcacttgttattaatttatttactaatgttaagttattaattattttactgtaatggTTTGATCCGTTggatataaatgaaaataaaaattgaatgttGATTATAGTTCCACTTCACCTTACCCGAAGTATTACGCCGTCATAGAcgcttcaaattcaaatttactcAACCCTTGCTACCATAGCTagaattttaagtatatattgtatatgcGTATAATCGTCACGACAGGAGTTCTGACAGTGATTTGCAACATGTTAGCATAATTCTGGAATGTGGACTGCGTTCTACACTTCCGTAACTACCTGACTTGTTACAATACCACAAGGGAATAAAAAGTTACAAtacttttatagtattttaaagatttttaaaaagtgGATGAACAGAAAATatctaaacagattttaaaatttaataatttcttcaagTAATTCTACATATGGATATTACTTGTTTTACAGTCCTATATTTCACCAGACCTTCTTATGACTATACCGACTGCCGAGAAGTTTTTATATCGGttgttgtaataacttttttatgatCTCATTCCGGTACAAGTCTACAGCACTTTACAAGTACTCTAACAAGCGTGTCTTGAGCTAAAACAGTGTAAAAACAACTGTTGTTTTTTACGTGTTTAATGTTATGATATCTTGTCTGTAAAGTAATCAAACTACAAGTTGAGACACTTCATCGCTCACACGAATATGCAAGTCACACAGCGCTAGCGACTCACAAGTGCcactttacattacatttagaAGGCATAGCCGATTCTTTGAGATTAAAATCATTGATCTATATTCAAAATCTGTCCGTAAATATTTCAtcgttttatattcattatttttgtactttgcACTGATTTTTTCCTTTAGTTcttttgtaatatgtaaatttaacataaagaTATTAGGACttttttaggattttattttaaacaagaacccttaaaaatttatatttgtgtatagtGATATGCATTAAATGCATTAAAccattctttaataaattattgaacataaaaacaaaatgctGAACGGTCATAATGCTTGGTATAACGTTCAAAGGTCACATTATTCGAATCTATGAACTTCCTAATCATAactcactttttaaaaataaactcttgCAATTTCTTTCACATTATGGATTGCTTCAATGGTTTAATATCGTCATTAAAACTTCAAGCAAAATCAACTTGACCTCTTTTTATTGCAAtagaattaaaactatatttatttaccaatGTGTACATCACTAGTTTCATTTTCATGAACATCTATATCAAATATCTGAGGGCAAAAGTAGAAAgtctttaacatttaaaaataattgttaagccCCCTCAAAACTATTTTGATTTCTGTTTTGACCATGTTTGGATGAATAAGATAGtttggaaattattaaatattactattcaaGTTACGCAACGTTAGCCACCTCATTGGATTCCAAGTGGCagctgtaaaatattttggaataatcaAATTAAGTTCACAAACCGTAATTCTTAACACGCTGACTAAGGCAGACTTATATTGTAAGAAATCTAGATCATTCAGCAAAGTGCAGCATTGAAAGTGTTAAATCATGTATTAAAGCTAAAACCttattgtaaagtattttataaattctatacaTAATTAATTGGTTCTCTTGCTCATTtagttacatgttttaattgtatgGAACTAACACATATAGGTGTTCAGAGGGAAAAAATAGAATTTGTTAACTACATTAAGACTTCAGAGGTCGTACATAATTCTATACAtacttaaacaataaattgattaaaaacaatAGTGTAGTTAAAATACATCTCCGAGAGGTATATTTTGTACAAGCTCACTAAAACTACAAATAagatcaatttattttgaatttaatagttCAGACGGCCAACAATAACACATAACACCTACACTTTTTTCCCAACATGGAGGAAAGTATATCAAACTTTTTCTATCTTTTCTATCACGTCTTCTATTACGTGTATCTCATAAGACAACATGAATTTAAACTTAAgttggaaatattttagaacagAGGGGAATAATGAGGAGAAATGCAACACAGGATCGGGTAAATAATTGTTACACTTAAGAGAACGGTGTACTTACAATTTCAGACATCGTTACACTAAAGTTATAGGCCTACACTTTATAGACAGCTGTTCTGTTACGACATTCTATAAGAGGCTCTTAGATCACACCTTGTGCTGAGCACATACATTTGTTGAGTAGTAACACATGCAGACCTTACAGTTACACATTTGTTTCACGTTTCACACGGGCTACGAACAATGGCACTCGTACAAACATATGTTTGCTTGCCTTCAGCTGTGTCTAACTTCAGTATTGAAATGATTAAagttcttataaatatttcttctgGTTTGGCATATTACGTTATACATCGATTTTAGAAGAATCCAATGTTAAATCCTActgataaatgtttatatttcaatcatAAAAAACCTACTAcaagcattaaataaaatatatttgcaaataaaaagtatatagttAAAACAAGGTAGGATTACGCCTACCCTATCGttcgtgtcgcataacaggctctCCTGAGGTTGCATGtagaatttcaagtctatagcttagtTAAGCTATatatgttactatgttacattTCACGTGATTCTACtcaattgtttacatatttatctattcagtgattttctctttgccatcatataaaatttaagaccaatgtaaaacagTTTACTAACGCTATGGCCAGTCTCAAAGTAAATAACACGGTCCATTATTGAACTCAATTTTTCCTCTAGTAACACACGAGTTGCACGTTACACATGGGCTTAagttcttataaatatttcttgggATAAGATATAACAggttataaatcaattttttgtcAAATCCCggtaatagatttttatatttccatcGTACAATAACTGCTACAAGCAGTTGCGTGTAAATATAACACCTTGATATTAGCCTTTGAAAGTTTTAAACCACAAGCACTTTTACACTCTTGTTCTATTGTTATTTGATCGGAGACTATTGgagatgtttcattttaaatatattataacttcgTAAGTATTCCTtttaactgtgtttttttttatattatactatacgtTATTtgcaaataatatgtttttttccgattaaataaagtatattttccaAGACTAggattattacaaatattataatgtgGGATTACGCCTTACCGTGTattgtgtaacaggctttgctgaggttacatgtaaaatttcaagtctataaggcAGTTAACACGTTGAGTGCTGCATGCCAAATCGTAAAACAGTGGTACGggcctaaaattttttttacataaaattcttatattaacaTACATGGACCTCAGAAATGTTGATAGAAGTCATCTGAGAAGATTCTATGGTGCTGATAATGTCGTCACATTCGGCGTCGGGTAAACCCGTCACCAAGCCCAGAGATGAgacacacatatttttaatagtgctaagttaaaaaaaatgcagTACTCAGATTTTCTTATTGAAGTTAAtttctttaacacttttaaaagtgttttttcagGTTCTGGGAACAAAATTAGTCAATTACAAAAACGTCGGGTATACCCGTCATAAAGCCACTGAACTTAGTTTATAagccaaacacaaaaaataagacAAAGAATTCATTTTCACTGTCTTCTGAATTATTACCAGAAGTTTCCGCCATATTCATGAACAaagtactcaaaataataaacaaatttatcacTAAACACAGCACAatacaatgtaaacaataaagtataGGTAATACACTGATATCAGAATGGAAGCCTAGACTGGCGCGCACAAAGAACAAAAGAGTAATATCTCAGGGCCTGACAGTGAAAACAACCTCCTCATTCAAGAGCCGAGCTCAGACGGAGCCAGTAACTGTGGAGGGGACAAGCGTCGGGTAAACCCGCCACCAGGCTGCGGCGGTAGACACGCGTGACGGGTATACCCGACGCGCCACACCGAATGTGTTAAgctaatatatattacatgttaatgacacattatattattaaatttatttatacagccATTTTCTCGTTTCCATAATGATAACCGATAAGACCGTTTTAAAACcgtttgctaaagctcagccaactctCATGGTAAATAAAATGTTGCATATGTGACATACATGCTCCTcgattttacttatttttctatgaagctttatgcaaagtTTATACGtcatcattttaattaattatttaaattgtgcagaatacaattttttcatgGTAGTGAAGTGCTTTATCATTTTTAATAgctaaagtataaaaatatatactgaatAGAAGGGAAAAA
The Homalodisca vitripennis isolate AUS2020 chromosome 4, UT_GWSS_2.1, whole genome shotgun sequence DNA segment above includes these coding regions:
- the LOC124361219 gene encoding uncharacterized protein LOC124361219 encodes the protein MWTSTRTSLSAAEVTSLRLTEVVVPPYVDIHEDITLCCRFDTDEVTSLRLTEVVVPPYLDIHEDITLCCRFDTDEVTSLRLTEVVVPPYVDIHEDITLCCRFDTDEVTSLRLTEVVVPPYVDIHEDITLCCRFDTDGEKLYSVKCYHNVAEVTSLRLTEVVVPPYVDIHEDITLCCRFDTDGEKLYSVKWYKDELEFFSYMPGNTPHTQIFPRPGIVLDETLSDKTSVTLTALSFNTSGTYRCEVSTEAPSFKTVFASNNLTVMVLPTSEPEIVGVQRRYYLGDHINTTCTSAWSHPAPSLSWYINGAKADPTRLVQYPLVSSHGLFSQSLGLSFLPERRHFQGPYFALELRCRVTIDNLPPWERLVTPRLHVDLTNQKLSMVLSQASCRNSLLSTVTALSAAILAATT